The Mycolicibacterium insubricum DNA segment CGAACTCCTGGTGGAGGTCGGCTACGGCGCGCTGACCATGGCGGCGATCGCAGAGCGGGCCGGCACCACCAAGACCGCGCTGTACCGGCGCTGGCCGGGCAAGGCCGAACTCGTGCACGAGGCGGCCTTCCCTGCCGCGCCCGCCGGGCTGGCCGGACCGTCGGGCGATATCGCCGGCGACATCGCCGCGATGCTGGCCCACTCGCGCGACATGTTCAGCTCCCCGGTGGTGCGCGCGGCACTGCCCGGGCTGATTGCCGACATGGCTGGCGACCCGGAGCTCAACGACCGGGTGATGACCCGCTTCGGCGAGGCGTTCGCCGCCGTGCGCCAGCGCATCGTGGACGCCGTGGCGCTGGGCCAGGTGCACGACGACGTCGACCCCGATCGGCTGGTGGAGCTGGTCGGCGGCGGCACGATGATGCGGCTGCTGCTGATCCCGCAGGTCCCGCTGGACGACGAGTGGGTCGCCCAGACGGCGGCGATCCTCACCCACGGGGTGAAGACGGCCCCGGACCCGAGCTAGACCCGAACTCAGCCCGGTGCGGCGATGCCGTTGAAGTTCGGGTTGGCGGCCGAGGTGGTCAGGCCGGTGCCGATCGGCCCGCGGGCGTCGAACAGCGTGGCCGAACCCACCGCGATGCCCTCGGCGCTGTAGTGGGTGAGGGCGGCCAGCCCGATGTAGGGCCCCTCGGGCAGCCGGCACAGCGCCAGCGTGTAGTCGGCGTTGATGAAGCCCAGCCCGGACGGGGTGAAGTTGGTCATCGACGCCGTCACGTCGACGGCCAGCGCCGCGCGGACGAACGGCGACATCTCCTCGCCGGCGACCAGCGGCCGGATCTCCCGCAGCCAGGCGTACCGGGGCCCGTCGTACTGCCAGGGGAACCCGCCGCCGGCCGGTTCCTTGCCGTAGGCGGTGATGAACATCGGCACCGCCGGGTTGAACCGCTCGGGTTCGGCGGGCATCGGCGGCATGGACAGCGGGGTGGTCCACGCGTCGTCGGACGGTTGGGCCGACGGGCGCAGGTGCAGCGTGGAGGCGCGGGCGACCACCTCCCCGTGCTGGGTCATGGTCGCCGACAGCGCCCGCATGCGCTTGCCCACGCGCACCACCTCGGCGCTGACCTGCACGGGTTCGGTAGCCACCCGGCGCAGGATGTCGACGGTGAGGCGCACGGGGATGAGTTCGGGATCGTCGATGCGGGCCTCGACGGCGCGGGCCAGCAGCCCGCCGACCACCTGGCCGCCGAGGGTGGGACCCCAGCCGCCCTGCGCGATCTCGCCGGGCACCAGGGCGTCCCCGACCCGGGTGAAGAACGGGGCGTGCTCCGCGTCGGCCGGCGCGTCGGGGGTATCCGCTTGAGCTTCCATACTGAAATACTTACCGTAACGAACTCCCCGCCGCCCGGCGGCCCCCGCGGTCCGGGTTCGGCACCGCGCAGCCCTATATTGACAAGTAGTTGATAAAACCCGGAGAGGTGGCAGCCATGGCCGAGGACGGCACCGAGACGATCACCGTCATCTCGCCGCACACCGAGGAGCCGATCGCCACCGTCACCGCGCCCGGCCCGGCCGACGTGGACACCGCCGTCGTCACCGCCCGCGCCGCCTTCGACCACGGCCCGTGGCCGCGGCTGGACGCGGGCGAGCGCATCGCCGTGGTCCGGCGGCTGGCCGAGATCTACGCCGCCCGCGGCGGTGAGATGGCCGAACTGATCAGCCGCGAGATCGGCGCGCCGATCAGCTTCGCCCGCCGCGTCCAGGTCGGTATGCCCAACGCCCTGATGGGGGCGTTCGCCACCCTGGCCGAGGGTTACGTCTGGGAGGAGGATCGCGCGGGCTTCTTCGGGGCGCCGGTGCGGGTGCGACGGGAACCCGTCGGGGTGGTGGCGGCCATCACGCCGTGGAACGTGCCGCAGCTGCTCATCGTCGCCAAACTCATCCCCGCGCTGCTGACCGGCTGCACGATCATCGTCAAACCCGCGCCCGAATCCCCGCTGGACGCACTGCTGCTGGCCGAGATGCTCGCCCAGGTCGACCTGCCGCCCGGGGTGGTGCAGGTGCTGCCGGGCCGAACTGAGGTCGGCGCACGTCTGGTGTCGCACCCCGGCATCGACAAGGTGTCTTTCACCGGGTCGACGGCGGCCGGGCGCGCCGTGGCCGCGGCGGCGGCCGAGAACCTCACCCGGGTCAGCCTGGAACTCGGCGGCAAGTCGGCGGCCGTCGTGCTGGACGACGCCGACCCGCAGGCGGTGGCCACCGGGGTGCGCCTGGCCAGCCTGGCCAACAGCGGGCAGGTCTGTAATGCGTTGAGCCGCATCCTGGTTCCGGCCGCGCGCGCCGGCGAGTACGTCGACGCGCTGGCCGCCGAACTGGCCGGCCTGCGGGTGGGTGATCCCGCGGACCCCGACACCGTGATCGGTCCGCTGATCAGTTCCCGCCAGCAGGAGCGGGTACGCGACTACATCCGTTCCGGTCAGGCCGACGGCGCGCGGCTGGTGCTCGGCGGCACCGAGCTGCCCGACGGGCTGGACTCCGGTTGGTACGTGCGGCCCACGCTGTTCGCCGACGCCGACAACTCGATGACCATCGCCCGCGAGGAGATCTTCGGACCGGTACTGACCGTCATCGGCTACCGCGA contains these protein-coding regions:
- a CDS encoding TetR/AcrR family transcriptional regulator is translated as MKAEAETVDKGAGRPRDRRIDAAILAATAELLVEVGYGALTMAAIAERAGTTKTALYRRWPGKAELVHEAAFPAAPAGLAGPSGDIAGDIAAMLAHSRDMFSSPVVRAALPGLIADMAGDPELNDRVMTRFGEAFAAVRQRIVDAVALGQVHDDVDPDRLVELVGGGTMMRLLLIPQVPLDDEWVAQTAAILTHGVKTAPDPS
- a CDS encoding thioesterase family protein — protein: MEAQADTPDAPADAEHAPFFTRVGDALVPGEIAQGGWGPTLGGQVVGGLLARAVEARIDDPELIPVRLTVDILRRVATEPVQVSAEVVRVGKRMRALSATMTQHGEVVARASTLHLRPSAQPSDDAWTTPLSMPPMPAEPERFNPAVPMFITAYGKEPAGGGFPWQYDGPRYAWLREIRPLVAGEEMSPFVRAALAVDVTASMTNFTPSGLGFINADYTLALCRLPEGPYIGLAALTHYSAEGIAVGSATLFDARGPIGTGLTTSAANPNFNGIAAPG
- a CDS encoding aldehyde dehydrogenase → MAEDGTETITVISPHTEEPIATVTAPGPADVDTAVVTARAAFDHGPWPRLDAGERIAVVRRLAEIYAARGGEMAELISREIGAPISFARRVQVGMPNALMGAFATLAEGYVWEEDRAGFFGAPVRVRREPVGVVAAITPWNVPQLLIVAKLIPALLTGCTIIVKPAPESPLDALLLAEMLAQVDLPPGVVQVLPGRTEVGARLVSHPGIDKVSFTGSTAAGRAVAAAAAENLTRVSLELGGKSAAVVLDDADPQAVATGVRLASLANSGQVCNALSRILVPAARAGEYVDALAAELAGLRVGDPADPDTVIGPLISSRQQERVRDYIRSGQADGARLVLGGTELPDGLDSGWYVRPTLFADADNSMTIAREEIFGPVLTVIGYRDEEEAIEIANDSDYGLAGSVFTADTDRGLAVAAAVRTGTFGVNAGYPMDPVAPFGGVKCSGYGRELGTEGLDGYVETKSIALPRQR